One stretch of Rosistilla oblonga DNA includes these proteins:
- the greA gene encoding transcription elongation factor GreA, with the protein MSGSVPMTREGYNRLKAEVAHLEGVLMPEITEKLAAAREEGDLKENAEYHAQRENQGLLQAKINELKSKIARADIVDVSQLPKDEVVFGCKVTVKDLTYQDEEEFTLVGVGDDDLDAGKILVTSPIGQGLLGKKVGQTAEISVPAGIQKFEVVKIEHPE; encoded by the coding sequence ATGAGTGGATCGGTACCAATGACCCGCGAAGGTTATAATCGATTGAAAGCGGAGGTTGCCCATCTGGAAGGGGTGCTGATGCCCGAGATCACTGAGAAATTGGCGGCCGCGCGAGAAGAGGGAGACCTGAAGGAAAACGCCGAATATCACGCCCAACGCGAAAACCAAGGGTTGCTGCAGGCGAAGATCAACGAATTGAAAAGCAAGATCGCCCGGGCCGACATCGTCGATGTCTCGCAATTGCCCAAGGACGAGGTTGTTTTCGGGTGCAAAGTGACAGTCAAAGACCTGACCTATCAGGACGAGGAGGAGTTTACGCTCGTCGGGGTGGGAGACGATGATCTGGATGCCGGTAAGATTCTGGTAACCAGTCCCATCGGGCAAGGATTGTTGGGCAAAAAGGTCGGACAGACAGCGGAGATCAGTGTCCCCGCGGGAATTCAAAAATTTGAAGTCGTGAAGATTGAACACCCAGAATAA
- the typA gene encoding translational GTPase TypA, translating into MRRNDLRNVVIIAHVDHGKTTLVDCLLRQSSEQRESDLRGERILDSNDLEKERGITILSKNIAIPYRGVKINVIDTPGHADFGGEVERVVRMADGALVLVDAAEGPMPQTRFVLEKALEAGVKPIVVINKIDRPDARSMEVLDEALELLAELGGDHFLDDASYVFASSKEGYATDDPSKPGTDMTPLLDRLVDDLPGPDVEVDAPLQMLVTTLDWSEYVGRIAIGRITSGTMSAEQTVAVHQSGGRIARRKIGGLYIFDKLGRVEVEKASAGEVVAIVGLDDVEIGDTICHPDHPMPLERLKVDEPTLEMVFSINSSPMVGREGKYVTTRQLKTRLEKELERNVALRVAPIEGTEAYAVRGRGVLHLSVLIETMRREGYELSVGKPRVVFQEIDGKKHEPYEILNVEVPEERMGPVMELVGHRRGLLEDISPRGSYQLLRFNIPARGLIGLRTRLLNATQGTAIIHHRFDSYRPVEGEVPSRGNGVLVSMTSGKAVPFSLFTLQDRSELFVRPGDEIYEGMIVGENVRDNDMTVNPTREKKLTNMRASGSDDNVVLKPARELFLEAALEFIEDDELVEITPLSIRLRKAVLRESDRRRIGRSGSKA; encoded by the coding sequence ATGCGTCGAAACGATCTACGCAACGTCGTCATTATCGCTCACGTGGATCACGGCAAAACGACGCTCGTCGATTGTTTGCTGCGGCAAAGTAGCGAACAACGTGAATCCGATCTCCGCGGTGAACGGATTCTCGATTCGAACGATCTCGAAAAAGAACGTGGGATCACGATCCTTTCGAAGAATATCGCGATCCCTTATCGCGGCGTGAAAATCAACGTCATCGATACCCCTGGTCACGCCGACTTTGGCGGCGAAGTCGAACGCGTCGTCCGGATGGCCGATGGTGCGTTGGTCCTGGTCGACGCTGCCGAAGGCCCAATGCCGCAAACACGCTTCGTGTTGGAGAAGGCGTTGGAGGCGGGAGTCAAGCCGATCGTCGTGATCAACAAGATCGATCGCCCCGACGCCCGTTCGATGGAGGTTCTCGACGAAGCTCTCGAATTGCTGGCTGAACTCGGCGGCGACCACTTTCTCGACGATGCTTCATATGTCTTCGCTTCCAGCAAAGAAGGCTACGCCACCGACGACCCGAGCAAACCGGGAACCGACATGACACCGCTGTTGGATCGTTTGGTCGACGATCTGCCAGGTCCCGATGTCGAAGTCGACGCGCCGTTGCAAATGTTGGTGACCACGCTCGATTGGTCCGAATACGTCGGCCGAATCGCGATCGGACGGATCACTTCGGGAACGATGTCGGCTGAACAGACCGTCGCCGTTCATCAATCGGGCGGCCGAATCGCACGCCGCAAGATCGGCGGACTGTATATCTTTGACAAGCTGGGCCGCGTCGAAGTCGAGAAAGCCTCGGCTGGCGAAGTTGTCGCGATCGTTGGTCTGGATGACGTCGAGATCGGCGATACGATCTGCCACCCCGATCACCCGATGCCGCTGGAGCGATTGAAAGTCGATGAACCGACGTTGGAGATGGTCTTCAGCATCAATTCATCTCCGATGGTTGGACGCGAAGGCAAATACGTCACCACGCGTCAATTGAAGACGCGTCTGGAAAAGGAACTCGAGCGGAACGTCGCCCTCCGCGTCGCACCGATCGAAGGAACGGAAGCTTACGCCGTGCGTGGCCGCGGTGTCTTGCACCTGTCGGTGTTGATCGAAACGATGCGTCGCGAAGGTTATGAATTGAGCGTCGGCAAGCCGCGTGTGGTCTTCCAAGAGATCGACGGCAAGAAGCACGAACCGTACGAAATCCTGAACGTCGAAGTCCCCGAAGAACGGATGGGACCCGTGATGGAATTGGTCGGCCACCGCCGCGGATTGTTGGAAGACATCTCGCCGCGCGGCAGCTACCAATTGTTGCGGTTCAACATCCCCGCTCGCGGTCTGATCGGTTTGCGAACCCGGTTGCTCAACGCAACGCAAGGGACCGCGATCATTCACCATCGCTTCGACAGCTACCGTCCCGTCGAAGGCGAAGTGCCCTCGCGTGGCAACGGCGTGTTGGTCTCGATGACCAGCGGCAAAGCGGTTCCGTTCTCGCTGTTTACGTTGCAAGATCGCAGCGAATTGTTCGTCCGCCCCGGCGACGAGATCTACGAGGGGATGATCGTTGGCGAAAATGTTCGCGACAACGATATGACCGTCAATCCGACCCGCGAGAAGAAGCTGACCAACATGCGAGCTTCGGGAAGCGATGACAACGTCGTCCTCAAACCGGCTCGCGAACTGTTCCTCGAAGCGGCTCTCGAATTCATCGAAGACGATGAACTGGTCGAGATCACTCCGTTGAGCATCCGGTTGCGTAAAGCGGTTTTGCGAGAATCCGATCGCCGTCGCATCGGCCGTTCGGGCTCCAAGGCTTAA
- the epmB gene encoding EF-P beta-lysylation protein EpmB, protein MKVPILANPTNPVRARSESSERWQTSLKEAIRSGRELVQLLGLQQTLAPSAQAATDFPVFVTREFLSRIQPDDPADPLLRQVFPAASETAAVEGFGRDPLQEASFTRCGGLIHKYAGRVLLVTTGACAIHCRYCFRRHFPYSDIPHSIDQWQPALDEIAADDSIEEVLLSGGDPLMLADPVLARLIDALQSIPHLRRLRIHSRLPIVLPSRVNDALVEMLTASRLTVWMVVHSNHANELDEAVGQGLGRLIDRGIPVLNQAVLLRGVNDDLDALTNLCRRLIDLRVTPYYLHKLDQVAGAAHFDVSKERGCELIEGLRTRLPGYAVPRFVIEQPDQPSKTAIV, encoded by the coding sequence ATGAAGGTCCCGATTCTAGCGAATCCGACAAATCCTGTCCGCGCCCGGTCGGAGAGTTCTGAACGCTGGCAGACGAGCCTAAAAGAAGCGATCCGATCGGGGCGTGAACTTGTCCAGTTGCTAGGGCTGCAACAGACGCTCGCGCCGTCGGCGCAAGCAGCTACCGATTTCCCCGTCTTCGTGACGCGAGAGTTTCTCTCGCGGATCCAGCCCGACGATCCAGCCGATCCGCTGCTGCGACAAGTCTTTCCAGCGGCCAGCGAGACCGCGGCGGTCGAGGGCTTTGGCCGCGACCCGCTCCAGGAAGCTAGCTTCACGCGCTGCGGAGGTCTGATCCACAAATATGCAGGTCGTGTGCTGTTGGTCACGACGGGAGCCTGTGCGATCCACTGTCGCTATTGTTTTCGCAGGCACTTCCCCTATTCGGACATTCCGCACTCGATCGACCAGTGGCAACCGGCGCTCGATGAAATTGCCGCCGACGATTCGATCGAAGAAGTCTTGTTGAGTGGCGGCGATCCGCTGATGCTGGCCGATCCGGTGCTCGCTCGATTGATCGACGCGTTGCAGTCGATTCCGCATCTGCGGCGGCTGAGGATTCACAGCCGGTTGCCGATCGTGTTGCCGTCGCGCGTCAACGATGCCCTCGTCGAGATGCTGACCGCTTCGCGGCTGACCGTCTGGATGGTCGTGCATTCGAATCACGCCAACGAACTCGACGAAGCCGTCGGGCAGGGACTGGGGCGGTTGATCGATCGGGGAATCCCGGTGCTGAACCAAGCGGTTCTGTTGCGCGGCGTCAACGACGACCTCGACGCGCTGACCAATCTCTGCCGGCGGCTGATCGATCTCCGCGTGACGCCTTATTACCTGCACAAGCTAGACCAAGTCGCCGGCGCGGCTCACTTCGACGTCTCGAAAGAACGAGGTTGCGAGCTGATCGAAGGCTTGCGAACGCGGTTGCCCGGGTATGCGGTCCCGCGATTTGTGATCGAACAGCCCGATCAACCGTCCAAGACCGCGATCGTCTAG
- the efp gene encoding elongation factor P has protein sequence MANYNTSDFRKGLKVQIDGEPYLMTEMNFVKPGKGNAMYKCRLKNLVRGTSLDRTYKGGDSLESADVEEIDTQFLYRQGDGFVFMDSKTYEQYELTADQVDDAWKYLKDGITCTVTLYNGNPIVMSPPNHVEMEIIECQPGAKGDTATNVTKPAKVETGAEITVPGFIKEGNVIKIDTRTGEYIERVSN, from the coding sequence GTGGCAAACTACAATACAAGCGATTTTCGCAAGGGCCTGAAAGTACAGATCGACGGCGAACCCTACCTGATGACCGAAATGAATTTCGTCAAGCCAGGTAAGGGAAACGCGATGTATAAGTGCCGGCTGAAAAACCTCGTTCGAGGCACGTCGCTGGACCGCACCTACAAAGGAGGCGATTCGCTGGAATCGGCCGATGTCGAAGAAATCGACACCCAGTTCCTCTATCGCCAAGGCGATGGGTTTGTCTTCATGGATAGCAAGACCTACGAACAATATGAGCTGACGGCAGATCAGGTCGACGACGCCTGGAAGTACTTGAAGGATGGCATCACCTGCACCGTGACGCTCTACAACGGCAACCCGATCGTGATGAGTCCTCCCAATCACGTCGAGATGGAAATCATCGAGTGCCAACCGGGTGCCAAGGGTGATACCGCGACCAACGTCACCAAACCTGCCAAGGTCGAGACCGGCGCTGAGATCACCGTTCCTGGTTTCATCAAAGAAGGGAACGTGATCAAAATCGATACCCGCACCGGCGAGTATATCGAACGCGTCAGCAACTAA
- the tmk gene encoding dTMP kinase, with product MFLSIDGIDGAGKTTQLERLCQWLEEAGEAVEFVRDPGSTPAGEAIRGLLLDSDLEMHRRCEALLYMAARTQLVEARIRPAIAARKTVVSDRYLLANVVYQSVGGEADPELLWELGQIATAGVYPDLTILLDLPADAAAERRSGPADRVERRGTEYLEQVRQAFLEQLPRCQGATVVIDARQNIDAVWADIRSAVQATLDRRDV from the coding sequence ATGTTTTTGTCGATCGATGGCATCGATGGTGCCGGCAAAACGACGCAATTGGAGCGTCTGTGCCAGTGGCTGGAGGAGGCGGGCGAAGCGGTCGAATTCGTTCGCGATCCGGGCAGCACGCCCGCTGGCGAAGCGATTCGAGGGCTGTTGTTGGACAGCGACCTGGAGATGCATCGCCGCTGCGAAGCGCTGCTCTATATGGCGGCTCGGACTCAGTTGGTCGAAGCTCGGATTCGACCAGCGATCGCCGCTCGGAAAACCGTCGTCTCGGATCGATATCTGTTAGCCAACGTCGTCTACCAAAGTGTGGGTGGCGAAGCCGATCCCGAACTGCTGTGGGAACTGGGGCAGATTGCGACCGCGGGGGTCTATCCCGATCTTACGATCCTGTTGGATCTGCCAGCCGACGCGGCGGCGGAGCGGCGCAGCGGGCCGGCCGATCGCGTGGAACGCCGCGGCACCGAATACCTGGAACAGGTCCGGCAAGCGTTCCTGGAACAACTGCCCCGCTGCCAGGGTGCGACTGTGGTGATCGATGCCAGGCAGAACATCGATGCAGTCTGGGCCGATATTCGCAGCGCGGTCCAAGCGACGCTCGACCGACGCGACGTTTGA
- a CDS encoding ATP-binding protein, whose amino-acid sequence MQWNDYIGHQQQREWFATALRNGRLGSTFLFVGPASIGKQTFATLLAKTLLCVTNPPEQMNPCGHCESCLLVEAETHPDLLRVEKPADKSVIPVEKLVGPREARMQEGLCHDIRLRAYYGRRKIAILDDADHLNQEGANCLLKTLEEPPVGSIVILIGTSLQRQLPTIRSRAQAIRFAELKPAEAKLLLQRSEIEADEEAIEQALQLAGGDLSQAAEILNEESRQFRTALADLLKPQTPAAIELATLVSDYVNAAGQDASDRRSRMRQVFRTVIEFYRTQMRQACLAEQAADPTMEMMLYRMDRCVEAINQVDRNANQQTLVESWSWDLQRGKPLI is encoded by the coding sequence ATGCAATGGAACGACTATATCGGCCACCAGCAACAGCGGGAGTGGTTTGCCACGGCGCTCCGCAATGGGCGTCTGGGGAGCACGTTTTTGTTTGTCGGTCCCGCTTCGATCGGCAAGCAAACCTTTGCCACGCTGTTGGCCAAAACGCTGCTTTGCGTGACCAATCCGCCGGAACAGATGAATCCCTGCGGGCACTGCGAAAGCTGTCTGTTGGTCGAGGCGGAAACGCATCCCGATCTGTTGCGGGTCGAAAAACCAGCTGACAAGTCGGTGATCCCTGTTGAAAAACTGGTCGGTCCCCGCGAGGCTCGGATGCAGGAGGGGCTGTGCCACGACATCCGCCTGCGAGCCTATTACGGACGCCGAAAAATTGCGATCCTCGACGATGCCGACCACCTCAACCAAGAAGGGGCGAATTGCCTGCTGAAGACGCTCGAAGAGCCGCCAGTCGGATCGATCGTGATCCTGATCGGAACCAGCCTGCAGCGGCAGCTACCCACGATCCGCAGCCGCGCCCAAGCGATTCGGTTTGCTGAACTAAAGCCCGCCGAAGCGAAACTGTTGCTGCAGCGCAGCGAGATCGAAGCGGATGAAGAGGCGATCGAGCAAGCGTTGCAACTTGCCGGCGGCGACCTTTCGCAAGCTGCAGAAATTTTAAATGAGGAATCGCGGCAGTTCCGCACCGCGCTGGCTGATTTGCTGAAACCACAGACGCCCGCGGCGATCGAACTGGCAACTCTCGTTTCCGATTATGTCAACGCAGCTGGACAGGATGCATCGGATCGCCGCAGCCGAATGCGTCAGGTTTTCCGAACGGTGATCGAATTCTATCGCACCCAGATGCGTCAGGCATGTTTGGCGGAACAGGCGGCCGATCCGACGATGGAGATGATGTTGTATCGGATGGATCGCTGCGTCGAAGCGATCAACCAGGTCGATCGCAACGCGAACCAGCAAACGCTTGTCGAAAGCTGGTCGTGGGACCTGCAACGAGGGAAACCGCTGATCTAA
- a CDS encoding L,D-transpeptidase family protein gives MQTIKTAVVTVLLLVVLYGAYVAINTPPVMMPDELQALVEQDGLQIDDGAIDVPEIEVPPFGDSFGGTISSTQNGVVASLSSDSPDSTGEDSSSDSDPLAALPPLNFGSDDSATTESESRDDEVSAAPLMTQALPKPADSSPAIAADPDQTYPETPMAGLSLSGPAGPAGDEAESVPSAEASLSDSGSGFQMPSDPNAAAAEQPAAETPSSDSAAGIDNAIQTADRQVAAGELREALFTLSLFYGSPDLTDEQVQQLMPRLNALAGEVVYSRRHLIESAYRVQPGDTLQSIADARHVPVQVLANINGITDPASLVPGTELKVFTGPFRAEIDLSNSKLALFLGDLFAGAFAVKTGTSPSPVEGTFAIQAKQKARAYYGMDGTTFAAGDPRNPYGEFWIDLGDRLSIHGSPSMQPGVSGLGCIQMNTADARDVYGILSEGSSVTIRR, from the coding sequence GTGCAAACGATAAAAACTGCCGTCGTAACCGTTTTATTGCTTGTTGTCTTGTACGGAGCGTATGTTGCTATCAACACGCCTCCGGTGATGATGCCTGATGAATTGCAGGCATTGGTCGAACAGGATGGTTTGCAAATCGATGATGGTGCGATCGATGTCCCCGAGATCGAAGTGCCGCCGTTTGGCGATTCCTTCGGCGGAACGATCAGCTCCACGCAAAATGGCGTCGTCGCTTCGCTGTCGTCCGATTCCCCCGATTCAACGGGCGAGGATTCTTCGTCCGATTCCGACCCGCTTGCCGCGTTGCCGCCATTGAACTTCGGTTCGGATGATTCCGCGACGACTGAAAGTGAAAGCCGCGACGACGAGGTTTCGGCCGCGCCGTTGATGACTCAGGCTCTTCCCAAGCCGGCTGACAGCAGCCCCGCGATCGCGGCGGATCCCGATCAAACGTACCCCGAAACGCCGATGGCCGGTTTGTCCTTGAGCGGTCCTGCGGGGCCGGCGGGCGACGAAGCCGAATCGGTGCCGTCAGCCGAAGCCTCGCTCTCGGATTCCGGCTCGGGTTTCCAAATGCCTTCGGATCCCAACGCCGCTGCAGCTGAACAACCAGCCGCCGAGACGCCAAGTTCCGATTCGGCAGCAGGTATCGATAACGCAATCCAAACTGCCGATCGCCAAGTCGCCGCCGGTGAACTGCGAGAAGCTCTGTTCACGCTGAGTCTGTTTTATGGCAGCCCCGACCTCACCGATGAACAGGTCCAACAACTGATGCCTCGCCTGAACGCATTGGCTGGTGAAGTCGTTTATTCGCGTCGCCACTTGATCGAATCGGCCTACCGAGTCCAGCCGGGCGATACGCTGCAGTCGATCGCGGATGCTCGTCACGTGCCGGTCCAAGTTCTGGCGAATATCAACGGGATTACCGATCCAGCGAGCCTGGTTCCGGGCACCGAACTCAAAGTCTTTACCGGACCGTTTCGCGCCGAGATCGATCTTTCCAATTCGAAGCTGGCACTCTTCCTGGGCGATCTGTTCGCAGGTGCGTTTGCTGTGAAGACAGGCACCAGTCCGTCGCCTGTCGAGGGAACGTTTGCGATCCAGGCGAAGCAAAAAGCCCGCGCCTACTATGGAATGGACGGGACCACCTTCGCAGCTGGCGATCCACGCAATCCTTATGGAGAGTTTTGGATCGACTTGGGCGATCGGTTGAGCATTCACGGCAGCCCAAGCATGCAGCCAGGTGTCAGTGGACTTGGTTGTATTCAAATGAACACCGCCGACGCGCGGGATGTCTACGGCATCCTATCGGAAGGTTCTTCGGTGACGATCCGTCGCTAA
- a CDS encoding ABC transporter ATP-binding protein: MISANQLTKRFDNGNQQVTAVEDLSFEVQPGHVFGLLGPNGAGKTTTLRMLLGLIEPTSGDAQIHGFQVSRDADEVKRRIGFVSASVGVYPWLTPREVLHFVGELYGVRHQVASQRIEGLSDLLGLGEILDRRCAVLSTGQQQRMNLARALVHDPPVMLMDEPTRGLDIVGSQVVFDYIVHLRSVGKAVIVCTHRLDEAERFCDSFGLLNHGQLCQHGNLQDLQSRTGRTTLTEMFVDLLAADSSQPTEQPT; this comes from the coding sequence TTGATCTCAGCAAATCAATTAACGAAGCGTTTTGATAACGGCAACCAACAGGTAACGGCCGTCGAGGATCTCTCTTTCGAGGTTCAGCCTGGTCACGTTTTTGGGCTCTTGGGCCCCAACGGCGCCGGTAAAACGACGACGTTACGGATGCTCTTGGGACTGATCGAACCGACCTCGGGCGACGCGCAGATCCATGGCTTTCAAGTCAGTCGCGATGCTGATGAAGTGAAGCGTCGGATCGGTTTTGTTTCAGCCAGCGTGGGGGTCTATCCGTGGCTGACGCCCCGCGAAGTGCTGCATTTTGTGGGCGAACTCTATGGTGTCCGGCACCAGGTTGCGAGCCAGCGAATCGAAGGGCTTTCCGATTTGCTGGGGCTTGGCGAAATTCTCGACCGGCGCTGTGCCGTGCTCAGCACCGGGCAACAGCAGCGAATGAATCTCGCCCGTGCATTGGTTCACGATCCGCCGGTGATGCTGATGGATGAACCGACTCGCGGCTTGGATATTGTCGGCAGCCAAGTTGTCTTCGACTACATCGTTCATTTGCGAAGCGTTGGCAAAGCGGTGATCGTTTGCACACACCGGCTCGATGAAGCCGAACGGTTTTGCGACTCGTTTGGCTTGCTCAATCACGGACAGTTGTGCCAACACGGAAACCTGCAAGATCTGCAATCTCGGACGGGGCGAACGACGTTGACCGAAATGTTTGTCGATCTTTTGGCAGCCGATTCTTCCCAGCCAACGGAGCAACCGACTTGA
- a CDS encoding ABC transporter permease subunit/CPBP intramembrane protease — MNSSVQGPGDRDAELDHLSDQTADAGRSSRPSSIRTSRLAIKELREILRDRRTIMTLVLMPLLVYPLLGVTVQKFLLNSLQQQQTTVYDIGVANEPDGHLLLSLLHQGRMLIEAEEPKQDADDQADQPDQLASLLGVDGDSAVDLNIIQPFEPSGSRDQLQRLIADQVLQVGVLLHWSGEQGDPQRQPRFELIYDKRMASARAARDELVLRLQAVNDTWTRNVLRQAKIASDVPAPYDEHFIESRAQSFSMVTFVPLMLVLMTITGAVYPAIDLTAGERERGTMEILIAAPVPRISLLIGKFVAVLAVAMLTAVVNLIAMLITVYTLGIDGMIFGEGGVSVIVVLQILLLLLVFAAFFSAMMLGLTSFARSFKEAQAYLIPLMLVALAPGLLSLMPELKLNATLALVPLVNIVLAGRDLLQGTLVPALFAITLISTSLYGLLALTLAARVFGTDSILYGSGGSWADLFRRPAALRSAPTMPTAMFCLAVLFPGFIVIGGMSSRIQGPMSNKLIANAIVTMLLFVALPWLFARLSHVRIKTAFFLQLPRWSTFLAAVLLGCSVWTMAYELEILTLSSGRIELLKQIFEAMKFDFAAIPWPLKLLTLAVVPAVCEEFFFRGFLLSGFLRNGKPWVAIVATAGLFGLFHVIVRDSLLFERFLPSSLMGLVLGIVCYRCGSLYPGILLHALHNGILVSMSHFEKSLLELGVGVEAKSHLPLLVLLAAVLLIAAGAALLGWSTRQTAAPQPLPANS, encoded by the coding sequence TTGAATTCTTCAGTCCAGGGGCCGGGCGATCGCGACGCGGAACTCGACCATTTGTCAGACCAAACCGCCGACGCGGGACGGTCATCGCGGCCGTCATCGATCCGCACGTCGCGGCTAGCGATCAAAGAGCTTCGCGAGATTCTCCGCGACCGCCGTACGATCATGACTCTGGTGTTGATGCCACTGCTGGTCTATCCGCTGCTTGGCGTGACGGTTCAGAAGTTTCTGCTGAACAGCCTGCAGCAGCAACAGACGACGGTTTACGACATCGGTGTCGCCAACGAACCCGACGGGCATTTGTTGCTGAGCCTGTTGCATCAGGGGAGGATGTTGATCGAGGCGGAGGAGCCGAAGCAGGATGCGGATGATCAAGCGGATCAGCCCGATCAGCTTGCATCGTTGTTGGGTGTCGACGGCGATTCGGCTGTCGATCTGAACATCATTCAACCGTTTGAACCTAGTGGCTCCCGCGACCAGTTGCAGCGATTGATCGCCGATCAGGTTTTGCAGGTGGGAGTCTTGCTGCATTGGTCTGGTGAGCAGGGCGATCCTCAGCGGCAACCGCGGTTTGAACTGATCTACGACAAGCGAATGGCTTCGGCGCGGGCGGCACGCGACGAATTGGTGCTTCGCTTACAAGCCGTCAACGATACCTGGACGCGAAATGTGCTGCGGCAGGCGAAGATCGCTAGCGACGTCCCCGCTCCTTATGACGAACACTTCATCGAATCGCGGGCTCAGTCCTTTTCGATGGTCACGTTTGTTCCGTTGATGCTTGTCTTGATGACGATTACCGGAGCGGTTTATCCGGCGATCGACCTGACCGCGGGGGAGCGTGAACGGGGGACGATGGAGATCTTGATCGCCGCTCCGGTGCCACGCATCTCGCTGCTGATCGGCAAATTTGTCGCCGTGCTGGCCGTCGCGATGCTGACCGCCGTGGTCAACCTGATTGCGATGTTGATCACCGTCTATACGCTGGGGATCGATGGCATGATCTTTGGCGAAGGAGGTGTCTCGGTTATTGTGGTCCTGCAGATCTTGCTGTTGTTGCTCGTCTTTGCGGCTTTCTTTTCGGCGATGATGCTGGGTCTGACCAGCTTCGCGCGATCGTTCAAAGAAGCGCAGGCCTATTTGATCCCGTTGATGCTCGTCGCGCTGGCACCGGGGTTGTTGAGCCTGATGCCCGAACTGAAGCTCAACGCGACGCTGGCGTTGGTACCGTTGGTGAATATTGTTTTGGCCGGACGCGACCTGTTGCAAGGGACTCTGGTACCCGCGCTGTTTGCAATCACGCTGATCTCGACTTCGCTGTACGGGCTGTTGGCGCTTACGCTTGCGGCGCGAGTCTTCGGGACCGATTCGATCCTCTACGGCAGTGGCGGTTCGTGGGCCGATCTGTTCCGCCGGCCCGCGGCGCTGCGGTCCGCTCCGACGATGCCGACAGCGATGTTCTGTCTGGCGGTGTTGTTCCCTGGATTTATCGTGATCGGTGGGATGTCGTCGCGGATTCAGGGGCCGATGAGCAACAAGCTGATCGCCAACGCAATCGTCACGATGCTGTTGTTTGTCGCGCTGCCGTGGCTCTTTGCGCGGCTGAGCCATGTGCGAATCAAGACGGCGTTTTTTCTGCAGCTGCCGCGGTGGTCGACCTTCCTGGCCGCCGTGCTGTTGGGGTGTTCGGTCTGGACGATGGCCTATGAGTTGGAGATTCTTACGCTTTCCTCGGGCCGGATCGAACTGCTCAAACAGATCTTCGAAGCGATGAAGTTCGATTTTGCCGCGATCCCCTGGCCGCTGAAGCTGTTGACGCTGGCGGTGGTCCCGGCGGTCTGTGAGGAGTTCTTTTTTCGCGGCTTCTTGCTCAGCGGCTTCTTGCGCAACGGCAAGCCTTGGGTTGCGATCGTCGCCACGGCTGGCCTGTTTGGCTTGTTTCACGTGATCGTTCGCGATTCTCTGTTGTTCGAACGCTTTCTGCCCAGCTCTCTGATGGGGTTAGTGTTGGGAATCGTTTGTTATCGCTGTGGTAGCCTCTATCCGGGAATCTTGCTGCACGCCTTGCACAATGGAATCCTGGTTTCGATGAGTCACTTCGAAAAGAGCCTTCTTGAACTTGGCGTCGGCGTCGAAGCGAAGTCGCATCTTCCATTGTTGGTCCTGCTCGCGGCAGTGCTTCTGATCGCTGCAGGAGCGGCTCTGCTGGGCTGGTCGACTCGCCAAACAGCCGCGCCTCAGCCCCTGCCAGCGAATTCCTAG